A genome region from Arachis duranensis cultivar V14167 chromosome 8, aradu.V14167.gnm2.J7QH, whole genome shotgun sequence includes the following:
- the LOC107462696 gene encoding uncharacterized protein LOC107462696 produces the protein MKKIKKINEEAWNYLNKWPMESWTKSAFSHVPKLDNICNNACEVFDARIKEARAKPIITLLEEVKMFVMRPIAKNKVKLSNHVGKLPPVVQSRLDKIRKESKSWMPIWTGDDKYEKFEVYGHPTNMVVDLGKRLCTCQFWMLTGMPCVHACAALARVNKKPEDFCHKWLTMDAYRDTNAHYVNPLPGQSLWKKSEQNRPQDPKKKKKTGPLTNKRRKNADEGNGGSKKSKVTGILKRQLKPFTCKYYLQKGHTKRGCQKKRAADVAQALADAVAAAAAANTKPTAQENVV, from the exons ATGAAGAAGATTAAGAAAATTAATGAAGAGGCCTGGAATTACCTGAACAAGTGGCCTATGGAGTCGTGGACAAAGTCAGCATTTAGTCATGTTCCTAAACTTGATAATATCTGCAATAACGCTTGCGAGGTTTTTGATGCAAGAATTAAGGAAGCAAGGGCCAAACCAATCATCACGCTACTTGAGGAGGTCAAAATGTTTGTCATGAGACCAATCGCTAAAAACAAAGTTAAGTTATCCAACCATGTGGGAAAGCTACCACCAGTGGTTCAAAGTAGGTTGGACAAGATCAGGAAGGAGTCTAAAAGTTGGATGCCAATCTGGACTGGGGATGATAAGTATGAGAAGTTTGAAGTGTATGGTCATCCAACTAACATGGTAGTGGATTTGGGCAAGCGACTCTGCACATGTCAATTTTGGATGCTAACAG GAATGCCCTGTGTGCATGCGTGTGCAGCACTCGCTAGGGTGAATAAGAAACCTGAAGATTTCTGTCATAAGTGGCTCACCATGGATGCATATAGAGACACTAATGCACATTATGTAAATCCATTGCCTGGACAATCTCTTTGGAAAAAATCTGAGCAGAATAGACCACAagatccaaagaaaaagaagaagactgGACCACTAACAAAtaaaaggagaaagaatgcaGATGAGGGTAATGGAGGAAGCAAGAAATCTAAGGTGACTGGGATTCTAAAGAGACAACTAAAACCATTTACTTGCAAATACTATCTACAAAAGGGGCACACAAAGAGGGGTTGTCAAAAAAAGAGAGCAGCTGATGTTGCTCAAGCTCTTGCAGATGCAGTTGCAGCTGCAGCTGCTGCTAACACAAAGCCCACTGCACAAGAAAATGTTGTTTAA